One Nicotiana tomentosiformis chromosome 4, ASM39032v3, whole genome shotgun sequence genomic window carries:
- the LOC138909160 gene encoding uncharacterized protein — translation MDHFLPTETRAARTAEFENLKQGSKSVWEYHIEFARLSKYVIHMMPIIEARVRRFVQGLSPLVINEAATTALSSDMNYEKMVAFSQATEDRKLKNRREREGTSKARSVGNPVDSFGGGRSAFRGGSSGPSQSYTQSSASAPPTGHSQQ, via the coding sequence ATGGACCATTTCTTGCCGACCGAGACTAGGGCAGCTCGTAccgcagagtttgagaaccttaagcaaggaagtaagagtgtgtgggagtatcacatagaGTTTGCACGTCTGTCTAaatatgttattcacatgatgcCCATTATTGAGGCCAGAGTGcgtcggtttgtgcagggccttagccctttggttattaatgaggctgccacaaCTGCCTTGAGTTCAGATATGAACTATGAGAAAATGgtagcattttctcaagctacagaggaccgtaagttgaagaacagaagggagcgagagggtactagcaaggcccggtccgtggGCAATCCTGTAGATTCATTTGGtggtgggagatcagcttttaggggagggtcatcagggccatcccagtcttataCTCAGTCTTCAGCAAGTGCACCGCCAACGGGGCACAGTCAGCAGTAA
- the LOC138909161 gene encoding uncharacterized protein has protein sequence MAYFGESLTGIASEWYMNQDISHWHIWDDLARYFIRKFQYNVDIAPDRNSLTNFKKKTAKSFREYAIKWREQEARVKPPMDETEMVNVFLQAQEADYFQNMMSSMGNPFAEGIKIKEMVENGPKTGRIISQSALRATSQAIQNDSGV, from the coding sequence ATGGCTTATTTCGGGGAGAGCTTGACGGGAATTGCGTCAGAATGGTACATGAACCAGGACATCTCCCATTGGCATATATGGGATGACTTGGCTCGATATTTCATCAGGAAATTTCAATACAACGTTGATATAGCTCCAGATAGGAATTCCCTTACCAATTTCAAGAAGAAAACCGCGAAAAGTTTCCGTGAATACGCTATCAAGTGGCGTGAGCAAGAAGCTAGAGTGAAACCGCCTATGGATGAGACAGAAATGGTCAATGTTTTCTTACAGGCCCAAGAGgccgattactttcagaacatgatgtcttcCATGGGCAATCCTTTTGCAGAGGGCATAAAAATCAAagaaatggtagaaaatggcCCGAAGACTGGCCGAATCATAAGTCAATCTGCTTTGAGAGCCACCTCCCAAGCCATCCAGAACGACTCGGGGGTCTAG
- the LOC138909159 gene encoding uncharacterized protein, protein MAPKKRARTGQGANAASGVAVDPLFDDAGEYPRGEDNPPTASLHDSTTPSQATPVPTPTDGATVPPPDIPVPPPTPTSGSSISDGDLRGAIQMLTQIVASQAQRSNVAPTPSSPQGDSTSSRVNMFLQLDPPVFMGANPEKDLQDFIDEIHKTLRVMRATKTEGVELAAYRLKGVAYSWFELWEDSR, encoded by the coding sequence atggcacctaagaagagagcaagaactggccaaggggCCAATGCTGcttcaggagtggcagttgaccctctATTTGATGACgcgggtgaatacccgaggggtgaggataatcccccgactgcttCACTGCATGATTCCACTACACCTAGCCAGGCCACAccagtccctacacctactgatgGTGCGACGGTTCCTCCACCTGATATTCCGGTTCCACCTCCAACCCCAACTTCCGGTTctagtatttctgatggggatcttaggggagctattcagatgctgactcagatagtggcttctcaggcccaaaggtcgAATGTTGCACCCACACCTTCTAGCCCacaaggggattctactagttctagggtgaacatgtttctgcagttggatcctccggtgttcatgGGTGCTAATCCCGAGAAAGACctacaggacttcattgatgagatacaTAAGACTCTACGGGTTATGCGCGCTACTAAGActgagggagtagagttggccgcctaccgcctgaaaggggtggcctattcttggttcgAGCTATGGGAGGACTCTCGGTAG
- the LOC104096240 gene encoding uncharacterized protein, with protein sequence MNTGSSSSNSSKDEFSVLVLASDLGIDARPFLTQPEESWHDCPSHLPSSEEQDFDFLQFFRLEPGSDKAGNRIFRIVGKYFPALVIDGERLKRYVFNKICTELPEGPFCIVYMHSTVQKEDNNPGLTILRWIYEELPSDHKDRLQVVYFVHPGIRSRLVLATLGRFFLSGGLYWKIKYVSRLQYLWDDIKKGELEIPEFVQKHDDILERRPLTDYGIEPDPLHLSQMPPTAYSFGRHDSGWSSREYMS encoded by the exons ATGAATACGGGAAGCTCCAGTTCAAATTCCAGTAAGGATGAATTCTCAGTTTTAGTGTTAGCATCGGATCTTGGTATTGATGCCCGACCCTTTTTGACCCAACCCGAAGAGAGCTGGCATGATTGCCCTTCTCACCTTCCTTCTTCTGAGGAACAAGATTTTGACTTCCTCCAATTCTTCCGCCTTGAACCCGGTTCTGATAAAGCGGGTAATCGGATCTTCCGTATTGTTGGAAAATACTTCCCGG CTCTAGTTATAGATGGGGAGCGGCTGAAAAGGTATGTCTTTAACAAAATTTGCACGGAGTTGCCTGAGGGGCCATTCTGCATTGTCTACATGCATAGTACTGTCCAGAAGGAGGATAACAACCCTGGATTGACCATCTTGAGGTGGATCTACGAAGAGCTACCCTCTGACCATAAGGACAGGCTTCAGGTTGTATACTTTGTGCATCCTGGGATCCGGTCAAGGCTTGTTCTTGCAACACTAGGCAGATTTTTCCTAAGTGGAGG CTTGTATTGGAAAATAAAGTATGTCAGTCGACTGCAGTACCTTTGGGACGACATAAAGAAAGGAGAGCTCGAGATTCCTGAATTTGTTCAAAAGCATGATGACATTCTAGAGCGCAGGCCACTGACTGATTATGGAATTGAACCAGATCCCCTCCATCTATCGCAGATGCCACCGACAGCCTACTCGTTTGGGAGACATGATTCAGGATGGTCATCTAGAGAGTACATGTCTTAG